AAAAAAGGCAGAACAGTGTCCCTTGAAACGGGTGTACTATTCTGCCTGATATTTAAATTCTGAATATGCTTAAGAAGGCCATGCTCCGAAGTACGAAGAATTCCCCAGATCTATCTGCTCTGCACTTACCACAAAACTAATATACATACTGTTGTCATCCACAGCGTCGAAATCTACTTCATGCTGAATTACATAACCATTGTTCCACTTTAATGTTGTTAGTGTTCCTTCTTCGTGAGATTTGTTGAAAGTAATCTCTCCTACTGTAGGCTTATACTTTCCGTTCAGTAAACTTTCCAGGATGTCTGATTTATCCGTAGCTTCCACCGTAATTTTG
This portion of the Chryseobacterium arthrosphaerae genome encodes:
- the tssD gene encoding type VI secretion system tube protein TssD, which gives rise to KITVEATDKSDILESLLNGKYKPTVGEITFNKSHEEGTLTTLKWNNGYVIQHEVDFDAVDDNSMYISFVVSAEQIDLGNSSYFGAWPS